The genomic stretch CTACCGTTAGTTTTAGTTTTCTTCCCAGTTTTTTATTTTTGACTATTTTTACAAGTAATTGATAAGTTTTTTTGGTGACACCAAATCTTCTTTTAAAGTTTTTGGGTAACAATTTTTCCACTCTTTTTATTTTCATAAGCTAATCTTATGTTTTCTTTGGGTACGACGGCTTATAATAACAAATTATGACCCTCTATTTTTATTTCAACTTAATTTTGCAAGAAATCTAGTAACTGATAAAAGTTATGAATAATTTATTTTCTCTTGGTTATATAAAATTTTCCTGAGCTAGAAGGGTAAAATAGTGCCATCCCAAGAGAAAAATTTACCAGTATCTTTAATAGTTAAATTATTGATTACAGATAATAGTTGTTGAGTACAAAGATTAAGAGAAAAAAGTTTTTCTGTAGGAACATTTTTTTGAAAAGGTGCAGATAATTGAGTATCTGTAGTTCCGGGATGTAATGCGACAACGATCGTATTTTTACTGACTCTACTATATTCGATCGAAATGTTTTTAAGCAACATATTTAAAGAGGCTTTGGAGAGACGATAACCATACCATCCTCCTAAATAATTGTCTTCAATACTGCCAACTTTAGCGGAAATAACGGCAAAAACACTGATTTGTGAATGTTTAAACAAGGGTAATAAATGTTTTGCCCAAATACCTGTGGGAATAGTATTTACTTGAAAATATCGTAATAAGTTATCACTACTAAGATGTTTAAGGCTTTTTTCTGGTTGTAATTCTTTTTCATGAAGAATCCCGACACAATTAATTACTAAATGTAACTCTTGTACTCTCGATCGAATTTCTCTAATGGCTTCTTCGATTTGACTTTCAACGGTGACATCTACCTTAAGGGGAATTATTTTATTCGAGGATAAATTTTCTAATGAAGATTGAAAATAGCGATAAGTAGCAAAAATATATTTAACATCAGGTTGTTTAATTAACTGACGTACAAAACCATTTCCAATACCTCCAGTTGCACCAATAATCAAAACATTTTTGTTTTTAATCATCTTAATTTGTATTTTGAGTATTATAAACTGACATTCTGCATATTTTTATCACTTATAAAAAACTATAATTATGTTATCTAATTTTGGGATGACACTTTCTGATTTATGCAACAAAGCTTTTTGGAATTGTAAAAAAGAATTTTGATCCTTTTCCTAGATCTGATTCTACCCAGATTTTACCACCGTGACGAGTAACAATTTTTTGACATAAAGCTAAACCAATACCAGTGCCTTTGTATTTATCTTGGGTGTGTAGTCTCTGAAAGACGACAAAAATTCTCTCTTGAAACTCTGGTGAAATACCAATGCCATTATCTTCGACACAGAATAACCATTGATCAATTAAAGATTGTACCGTTAAATTGATTGTTAGTGGTCGATCGCTATGAAACTTCAGAGAATTACTGATTAAGTTCTGCCATAGTTGAGTCAGTTGAAATTTATCTCCCATTATTATAGGTAATTGTTTATAGGTAATCTCTGCATTTGTTTCTTTAATAGATATTTGTAAAATTTCTAAAATATCTTGAATAATTTCATTACAGTTTACTAGAGAAAATTCCTGTCCTCTAGTTTGAATTCTTGATAAAGATAAGAGATCTTTTATTAACTGTTTCATTCGATTAGAAGCAGACATTATCAAATCTAAATATAGTTGTCCTTCTTCATCTATTTGATGATAATATTCTTCTTTTAAAAGTTCAGAAAAACTGCTAATAGTTCTTAATGGTTCTTGTAAATCATGGGAAGCGACGTAAGCAAATTGTTCTAATTCTTCATTCGATCGTTGTAATTCTTTATTCCAAGTTTTTAGCTCTTTTTGCATTCCATAAGTTTCGATCGCTTTGACAAATGTTTCATTAATTAATCTTGTAAAAATCAAATCAACTCTATCCCATTTTTTAGGCTTTTTAATAGAAATAAACATTAAAAATCCTATAAAGGAATCCCCATAAATCAAAGGATATGCTAAAAGAGATTTAATATTATTTTGTAGAATATAAGATTCTTTTAAGAAATTATATTTTTTATCATTTTCCAAGTTATTGATATAAACTACATTAAAATCTTTTAAAATATCTATTAAAAACAATAATTCATTGTTACAATTAATTTTTTTTGTATTTTCACCATAAAAATACTGATCTTGACCAAGTTTAGTAGTAGATAATCCTTTAAGAAATAAATAACTTTGATCAATGGCTAATACTTCAGTTATTTTTTTTAAAGAAATATTAAATTTATCTTCGATCTCATTAGTAGAAACTTTAATAAACAAACTAGAAATATAAGTAATTAATTGCTCTAATTTTATTTTATATTTAAGTCGTTCATTAATTTTTTTTATTTGTAAAGTTCTTTTTTCTACTATTTCCTCTAATTCTTGATTTAAAGTTTTTAACTGTAATTCTATTACCTGCTTTTCTTGAATACGAGTTTCTAAATCTTGATTAAGAATACTTAATTTTTCTGGTGTTGGTAACGCTAAAGCCATAGGAATAATGGGAAATAACTCAAAAGCCGTCAAAACTGACACTAACGCTGTCAATCCTTTAATTAATCCAGATAACCAGTAAAGGGGATACCAAATCGTTATTATTCCCATAACATGAGTTAAACCACAAAATAGAATAAAACAGCTAAATAGTAAAAATATATAAGTGAAGGGAATATCATTTCTTTGACGCACAAAATAAATTAACATAAAAGGTATCGAAAAATAGGCTATCCCTATAAACATATCTGAAAGTAAATGTAGCCAGACGAGAGAAGACTGCCATAAATAACAATGTCCATGAGGGATATAATAGTTAGAGGAAAAAATACTAATAGTGGAGAATAACATTTATTTCTCAAATTTGGTTTTTACTATAAATGTAATAATTTTAAAGCATTTAAGAAGCAAGATAAAATTATGAAAATTCTTTTAGTGGAAGATGATCAACGTTTAGGAAAACTAATACATGACTATTTAGTTAATGAATCAGCCGTAGTTGAAATAGTTAATACTGGATTTAATATAGCAGAAAAACTGAGTAAACAATGTTATGACATTTTAATATTAGATGTCATGTTACCCAAAAAAAATGGTATTGATATTTGTCGAGAATTACGATCGAATAATGTAGATATTGCCATCTTATTTATTACTGCTTTAAATAATAAAATAGATAAAATTAAAGCCTTTGAATCTGGTGCAGATGATTACCTAATTAAACCCTTCGATTTTGAGGAATTATTAGCTAGAGTAAAAGCTTTACTAAGACGTGAAAAAAAGACTGAACTTTGTAATCTAACATGGAATAATTTAGTTATGTATCCTGAAGAAAAAAAAGTGATATATAATCATAATTATTTACATTTAACTCCCACAGAATTTAAAATTTTACAAATTTTTTTAGAAACTCCTAATAAAGTATTTAATACACAATCAATTATCGATCGACTTTGGGAAATTGATACCACACCAACGGATAGTACTTTAAGAACTCATATTAAATCTTTAAGAAAAAAATTAGAAGAAGTAGGATTAGATAAAAACTTTATAGAAACTCTATATGGTATGGGTTATCGTTTAAAACAAGAGAGAGAAAAAAGATCAGAAAAACAACATCAATCTTTTAATAATAATAAAAAAAATATAGATAAAATTTCTGATTTATTAGAAAAAAATATTAGAGAAAATAAAGAAAATCAATTTCAAAATTTAATCAAACAAATGTGGTTAGATAATCAAGAAACCGTTAGTAAAGATTGTCAGGAATTATCTAATTATATACAGGGTAATAATAATATAGATATTAATAAAGCTATAAATATAGCCCATAATTTTGTTGGTTTTTTAGGAAGTCTTGGTTTCGACACGGCTAGTAAAATTTCTAAAAATATAGAAAATTTATTAAAAGAAAATCAGAATAATTTATCTGATAAGAAAGTAAAATTCAAGATACTTACATTACTTGATACCTTAGAAAAAAATTTATTTCCCAATGGAAAGCAATGTATTCCTAAAAAGGAAAAAAAAGAAAAAATATTGCCTAAAAATAAAATAGAAATACTCGTTATTGATGAAGATATAAAAATAGCTAATAATCTAATCCTTTTTATGGATAATCCTCAAGTGGTTTTTCACTTTGTTCACTCGATCGTATTTGGGATAAAATATCTCAAAGAAAGACAATATGACGTGGTAATTTTAGAAACTCACTGGGAAAAATCTTCATCTGATCAATTAACTGATATATTAAACTTTTTAAAAGAAAAAAAAGAAGAAACTAAGACAATAATTTATAGTAAAAATGATACTTTAGAGAACAGATTATATTGTTCAAAATATCCTATAAGTGCTTTTTTAAATAAAACTAATACTCTTGATGTTTTATGGGAAAATATTTTTAATATTTTGTCTAATAATCACAGCACCTCTAATATTACGCCTCTTTATGACATTTTAGTTATTGATGATGATATTAGATTTACAGAGGTTTTAAAACAGAAATTAATTAGTAATAGATTGCCCATTAATATCAATATTATTTCTGATAGTGAAATTTTTTTAGAAGAGATAAAAAGAATTAAACCTCAATTAATTATTTTGGATTTACAAATGCCAAAATTAGATGGATTAGACATTTGTAAAATTATCAAAAAGGATCCTTTTTTACAAAATATACCAATTATTTTTTTAACAGGAAATCTCGAACCTGATATTATGAATCAATTTGTTGAAGCTGGAGCAGATGATTTTATCAGTAAGTCTAAAATTGATTTAGAGTTATACCCTAGAATTATGACCCATCTTAAGAGATTTAATTTATCACATTTAGTTACTTAATTTTTTAGATTATATGATGAAAATTTTTACCAATAATAGTACTATTACAATTTTAGTTATTGATGATAGTAAAGAGATTCAACAACTAATTAAAATGTCCTTAGAAATGATTAATCAATGGCAAGTTATTAGTGCTAATTCTGGCTTACAGGGATTAAAAATAGCCATAGAAAAAGATGATTTAGATTTAATTTTATTAGATTATTTAATGCCCCAAAATAAAGGAGATGAAATCATCAAAAAGCTACAAGCAAATCCAAAAACTGCATCTATTCCCGTTATCTTTTTAACGGCACAATCAGATGAACAATTTCACTGGAAAAAATTAGGAGCAAAAGGTATTATCTATAAGCCTTTTAACCCTATCAATTTAGGCGATTTAATCCGAGATATTTTAGAATGTCGAATGTAAAATTCATACAATATTCAATCTCTGTTTAATATAAAAAAACACATAATAAAATTTAATTTATTAACGATAGTATGTCTGAATGATTTGTAAATTAATTAAATTATTAAAAAAAACTCTTATAAAATTTAGTAACTGAAACTTATCAACATTTTTTTTTCATCAATGATTTAAGGTTATTATATTTCAATCAATAATCTTTTTCTCACATTATGCTTGAAAAACGATCGCAACCATATCAACCATTACTACTAAGAATTATTCATAATTTTCAGGGGATATTTGTCATTTTGGCAATGATAACCGCTTTTTGGACATACAACACTTATGATGGACGATGGGGTAAAATATTATGGCTTTCTGATTGGCAAGAAATAGAGGGAATTCATGGAACTTTTGGCTTATTTGCAATGTTAATATTACCCTTTTTTGTTATCTATGTGTTTCATTTTGGAAATAAAAAACTTATTCAAAGTAATAGTATTAGTCAACTAAAATTAATTAATAAGCCTATTTGGTGGTATTCTCTTCATCGCATCACTAATACATTTATAATTTTTGCTTTAACATTTTCAGTATTTACAGGAAAAATGATGGATGAAAAATGGTTGCCAAAAAGAGAATTAAATCATTTTTGGTACTATTTACATTTAATATCTCTTATTATCATAACTTTAGCCGTTGGGTTACATTTACTTATGAGTATAAAAATCGGAGGCTATCCTCTACTGCTATCAATGATTGAATCTCAGATTAGAGAAAAAGATAGCTGGAAATCATACCGAAAAAAGATTGAGGATTACCAAAAAAATTGGCTAACATATATAAAAAAAGAGTGGCTAACCTTACCTACTCTTTTTCAAATACTAGAACTAATAATATTATTAATAATTATTACAGCTTGGGTTATTTCATTATTAAAATAATACATATTTTCTTAAGTTAAATTTTTTCTCAAGTTTCGATCGAAATATGATTAATTTTACTTAATAAAGTATGTTCATCAGAACTAAAAAGTATGAAAAAAAATTTTTTAAACTCCCCTTTAATTTTGTCAAAAACTTATTACTTATTCTTCCAAATTATTCTTTACCTTTATCAAAAGCAATGGAATATACTGGGGTTGAATTACTTTGAGCCATTTCTGTATAAGATTGACGAACTTCCACATTAACTGCTACGGTTTTCGCATCATAAAGTTGAGTAGCTAATTTTGGATACAACCCAACAGTGATAATCAATGCGAGAAAACAAGCGGCAATGAATACCTCTCGTGGTTTTGCATCTTCGTAAACGGCTTCACCCGGTAAGACACAGTTAGTACCAAAACATACAGCAGGATCATTATCGAAATTTTCTTTTTCTTCAGTATCCCCAATAATACACATTTGAACTTTATCTGTGCCGTAGAATAATTGTCTTAGCATCGATAATAGATAAATAGGGGTTACAATCAAACCCACGGCGCTTAAAATTACTCCCACTGTGCGAAACGTTGAATCATAAACATCACTATTACTAAAACCCACAAATACTGCTAATTCACTGACAAAACCACTCATACCGGGTAAAGCTAAAGAAGCCATGGCACCGGCTGTAAATAACGCAAATACTTTGGGCATTGCTTTTCCTATATCTCCCATCTCATCTAAGAACATGGTATGAGTTCGATCGTACGTCACCCCCGCAAGGAAGAATAATAATGCGGCAATTAAACCATGAGACAACATTTGCAACATTGCACCACTTATACCTAAATCAGTAAAAGAAGCGATGCCGATTAATACAAAACCCATGTGAGACACCGAAGAATAAGCTAGACGGCGTTTCATGTTGGTTTGACCAAAAGAGGCAAAACCGCCGTAAACTATGTTCACAACCCCTAAAATCACGAGTAAGGGAGCAAAATAAACATGGGCTTCTGGTAATAAGCCTAAATTGAGCCTAATTAAGCCATAACCACCCATTTTCAATAAAACTCCTGCCAAAATCATGGATACAGGAGAGGAGGCTTCACCATGGGCATCAGGTAGCCATGTATGAAGGGGAAAAACTGCCAATTTGACACCAAAGGCGATTAATAAACCACCGTATAATAAAACTTCTAACCCGATAGGATATTCTTTTAATCCTAATGCCACCATATCGAAGGTGATTTCTCCACCGCCATATAATGCCATACCTAAACCAGCTATGAGGATAAAAATTGAGGCTAACGCTGTATAAAGTAAAAATTTTGTAGCGGCGTAACGTCTTTTTTGTCCACCCCAAATAGAAACTAATAAATATACGGGAACTAACTCTAATTCCCACATGATAAATAATAATAAAATATCTTGAGCAACAAATACACCAATTTGCGCTGAGTATAACAATAACATTAAAAAATAAAATAAACGGGGTTTTCGATCGACTTGCCAAGCAGAAAACATTGATAAAGTAGTTACAAATCCTGCTAAAAGTACTAAAGGCATAGATAAACCATCCAC from Geminocystis sp. NIES-3709 encodes the following:
- a CDS encoding SDR family NAD(P)-dependent oxidoreductase; this translates as MIKNKNVLIIGATGGIGNGFVRQLIKQPDVKYIFATYRYFQSSLENLSSNKIIPLKVDVTVESQIEEAIREIRSRVQELHLVINCVGILHEKELQPEKSLKHLSSDNLLRYFQVNTIPTGIWAKHLLPLFKHSQISVFAVISAKVGSIEDNYLGGWYGYRLSKASLNMLLKNISIEYSRVSKNTIVVALHPGTTDTQLSAPFQKNVPTEKLFSLNLCTQQLLSVINNLTIKDTGKFFSWDGTILPF
- a CDS encoding ATP-binding protein, which codes for MLFSTISIFSSNYYIPHGHCYLWQSSLVWLHLLSDMFIGIAYFSIPFMLIYFVRQRNDIPFTYIFLLFSCFILFCGLTHVMGIITIWYPLYWLSGLIKGLTALVSVLTAFELFPIIPMALALPTPEKLSILNQDLETRIQEKQVIELQLKTLNQELEEIVEKRTLQIKKINERLKYKIKLEQLITYISSLFIKVSTNEIEDKFNISLKKITEVLAIDQSYLFLKGLSTTKLGQDQYFYGENTKKINCNNELLFLIDILKDFNVVYINNLENDKKYNFLKESYILQNNIKSLLAYPLIYGDSFIGFLMFISIKKPKKWDRVDLIFTRLINETFVKAIETYGMQKELKTWNKELQRSNEELEQFAYVASHDLQEPLRTISSFSELLKEEYYHQIDEEGQLYLDLIMSASNRMKQLIKDLLSLSRIQTRGQEFSLVNCNEIIQDILEILQISIKETNAEITYKQLPIIMGDKFQLTQLWQNLISNSLKFHSDRPLTINLTVQSLIDQWLFCVEDNGIGISPEFQERIFVVFQRLHTQDKYKGTGIGLALCQKIVTRHGGKIWVESDLGKGSKFFFTIPKSFVA
- a CDS encoding response regulator; translated protein: MKILLVEDDQRLGKLIHDYLVNESAVVEIVNTGFNIAEKLSKQCYDILILDVMLPKKNGIDICRELRSNNVDIAILFITALNNKIDKIKAFESGADDYLIKPFDFEELLARVKALLRREKKTELCNLTWNNLVMYPEEKKVIYNHNYLHLTPTEFKILQIFLETPNKVFNTQSIIDRLWEIDTTPTDSTLRTHIKSLRKKLEEVGLDKNFIETLYGMGYRLKQEREKRSEKQHQSFNNNKKNIDKISDLLEKNIRENKENQFQNLIKQMWLDNQETVSKDCQELSNYIQGNNNIDINKAINIAHNFVGFLGSLGFDTASKISKNIENLLKENQNNLSDKKVKFKILTLLDTLEKNLFPNGKQCIPKKEKKEKILPKNKIEILVIDEDIKIANNLILFMDNPQVVFHFVHSIVFGIKYLKERQYDVVILETHWEKSSSDQLTDILNFLKEKKEETKTIIYSKNDTLENRLYCSKYPISAFLNKTNTLDVLWENIFNILSNNHSTSNITPLYDILVIDDDIRFTEVLKQKLISNRLPININIISDSEIFLEEIKRIKPQLIILDLQMPKLDGLDICKIIKKDPFLQNIPIIFLTGNLEPDIMNQFVEAGADDFISKSKIDLELYPRIMTHLKRFNLSHLVT
- a CDS encoding response regulator, encoding MMKIFTNNSTITILVIDDSKEIQQLIKMSLEMINQWQVISANSGLQGLKIAIEKDDLDLILLDYLMPQNKGDEIIKKLQANPKTASIPVIFLTAQSDEQFHWKKLGAKGIIYKPFNPINLGDLIRDILECRM
- a CDS encoding cytochrome b/b6 domain-containing protein, coding for MLEKRSQPYQPLLLRIIHNFQGIFVILAMITAFWTYNTYDGRWGKILWLSDWQEIEGIHGTFGLFAMLILPFFVIYVFHFGNKKLIQSNSISQLKLINKPIWWYSLHRITNTFIIFALTFSVFTGKMMDEKWLPKRELNHFWYYLHLISLIIITLAVGLHLLMSIKIGGYPLLLSMIESQIREKDSWKSYRKKIEDYQKNWLTYIKKEWLTLPTLFQILELIILLIIITAWVISLLK
- a CDS encoding NAD(P)H-quinone oxidoreductase subunit 4, coding for MIADQFPWLTAIIALPLIAALAIPIVPDKEGKTLRWYALGVGLTDFILMCYVFWQHYDTTNASLQLVEQYRWIPQLGLSWAVSVDGLSMPLVLLAGFVTTLSMFSAWQVDRKPRLFYFLMLLLYSAQIGVFVAQDILLLFIMWELELVPVYLLVSIWGGQKRRYAATKFLLYTALASIFILIAGLGMALYGGGEITFDMVALGLKEYPIGLEVLLYGGLLIAFGVKLAVFPLHTWLPDAHGEASSPVSMILAGVLLKMGGYGLIRLNLGLLPEAHVYFAPLLVILGVVNIVYGGFASFGQTNMKRRLAYSSVSHMGFVLIGIASFTDLGISGAMLQMLSHGLIAALLFFLAGVTYDRTHTMFLDEMGDIGKAMPKVFALFTAGAMASLALPGMSGFVSELAVFVGFSNSDVYDSTFRTVGVILSAVGLIVTPIYLLSMLRQLFYGTDKVQMCIIGDTEEKENFDNDPAVCFGTNCVLPGEAVYEDAKPREVFIAACFLALIITVGLYPKLATQLYDAKTVAVNVEVRQSYTEMAQSNSTPVYSIAFDKGKE